The Spirochaeta isovalerica genome includes a window with the following:
- a CDS encoding efflux RND transporter permease subunit, whose translation MSRNELFFYKLGESLVRFRFLIIAAILIMGAFASLGLKDLRTSVSISNLFLENDKVIVDQKEFDSIFGNSDFVGVLVESEDVFSPETMNLIESLSRDLTKEVEFIDSVSSIFSFADGLDTQSLEDLRDSLDMRESVRGVLYSTNYKQAWILCSLKTYPSKEEWTEDDDPSFIVGKEVMAIIDRYSADGASLLATGIPVLEYRKTIEMLHDLIIVIGLAALIALLLIVFIIRSFQGVLGAVLVIGISISSVFGVMGWRQMIVDTTFMLIPILLSIAVSIGYTIHVFNFFKRNLILTGRRKESVAYAIKESGWPIMFTAFTTISALLSFLLVPISAIQWVGLVSAISISVVFLMAVVLFPAFIALGQDRPDLPEKTKEISDTNRGIDRIEILIGRFSDFVMTHGIHLSVIFILVLLISLYGATKLRVDLNTRNMMGDKMQHAIDQNYISDSEIGFTNAYNIALEFPENMALTEETLKKVDELTGFISRYGFIKQVSSINSIIKEVNRLRHRNDGAFYSIPEKDSQIRGLVMFARRSMSETMNSWIDSDNKTLRILVQIYDVSTLETSAHLKDLEKEIARLFPEESYPGFQYLLTGGVIQLSIMNQYITKGLVQSVFSALVVISIMMMIVFRNVKLGIIAMIPNITPVIITGGLMGFMGEPLEFVTMTIAPMVMGLAVDDTIHFINHVKTDFGRTGNYDKSIRNSFIRVGKALILANIILCATFAAFLTSAVHSMVNMGIYMIVAMVSALIADFTVTPYIIKLSRPFKGQLETI comes from the coding sequence ATGTCAAGAAATGAACTTTTTTTCTATAAACTCGGTGAAAGCCTGGTCCGCTTCCGCTTTTTGATCATTGCAGCGATTCTGATAATGGGAGCCTTCGCATCGCTGGGACTGAAAGATCTCCGAACTTCCGTATCCATTTCCAATCTGTTTCTGGAAAATGATAAAGTCATCGTAGACCAGAAGGAATTCGATTCCATCTTCGGCAACAGCGATTTTGTCGGAGTGCTGGTGGAATCGGAAGATGTTTTTTCCCCCGAAACCATGAATCTGATCGAATCCCTCAGCCGTGATTTGACAAAAGAGGTCGAGTTCATTGACAGCGTGTCCTCGATTTTCAGCTTCGCCGACGGTCTGGACACACAGTCTCTGGAAGATTTGAGAGACAGCCTCGACATGAGGGAAAGCGTCAGGGGAGTTCTCTATTCAACGAATTACAAACAGGCCTGGATCTTATGCAGCCTGAAAACATATCCCTCAAAAGAGGAATGGACCGAAGACGACGACCCCTCGTTTATCGTAGGAAAAGAAGTTATGGCTATAATCGACCGGTACAGCGCCGACGGGGCTTCCCTTCTGGCGACGGGTATACCTGTGCTCGAATATAGAAAGACGATAGAGATGCTTCATGATCTGATTATCGTTATTGGTCTGGCTGCGCTGATTGCTCTGCTTCTGATTGTCTTTATCATCCGCTCATTCCAGGGAGTTCTGGGTGCCGTTCTGGTAATCGGCATATCCATAAGCAGCGTTTTCGGTGTTATGGGCTGGCGTCAGATGATTGTCGATACCACTTTTATGCTCATTCCCATACTTCTGTCCATAGCAGTTTCCATAGGCTATACCATACATGTTTTCAACTTCTTCAAAAGAAATCTGATTTTGACCGGCAGGCGGAAGGAATCGGTAGCATATGCCATAAAGGAAAGCGGTTGGCCGATAATGTTTACGGCTTTTACGACCATTTCGGCCCTCCTGTCCTTTTTGCTCGTCCCCATTAGCGCCATTCAATGGGTCGGTCTGGTTTCGGCGATAAGCATCTCCGTTGTATTTCTCATGGCCGTGGTACTTTTTCCCGCTTTCATCGCACTCGGCCAGGACAGACCGGACCTGCCGGAAAAGACGAAAGAGATCAGCGATACGAACCGGGGAATCGACAGGATAGAGATACTGATTGGCCGGTTCAGCGATTTCGTCATGACTCACGGGATTCACCTGTCAGTTATATTTATCCTGGTTCTCCTTATCTCTCTTTACGGAGCCACAAAGCTCCGGGTGGACTTGAATACCCGCAATATGATGGGCGATAAAATGCAGCACGCCATAGACCAGAACTATATATCCGATTCGGAAATCGGATTTACCAACGCCTACAACATAGCTCTGGAGTTTCCGGAGAATATGGCTTTAACTGAAGAAACGCTTAAGAAAGTGGATGAACTGACCGGTTTTATCAGCCGGTACGGGTTTATCAAGCAGGTTTCATCAATCAACAGCATCATTAAGGAAGTTAACCGCCTGAGACACCGGAACGACGGAGCTTTTTACAGCATTCCTGAAAAAGATTCCCAGATAAGAGGCCTCGTCATGTTCGCCAGGCGGTCGATGAGCGAGACGATGAATTCCTGGATCGACAGCGATAATAAGACATTGAGAATTCTGGTCCAGATATATGACGTCTCCACACTGGAAACATCTGCCCATCTGAAAGATCTGGAAAAGGAGATCGCAAGGCTTTTCCCCGAAGAGTCCTATCCCGGATTCCAGTATCTGCTGACCGGTGGAGTCATACAGCTGAGCATTATGAACCAGTATATTACCAAAGGACTGGTTCAGTCGGTCTTCTCGGCTCTCGTTGTCATCTCAATTATGATGATGATTGTTTTCCGGAATGTGAAACTGGGAATTATCGCAATGATACCCAACATCACGCCGGTTATAATTACCGGAGGCCTGATGGGCTTTATGGGTGAGCCTCTGGAGTTCGTGACCATGACAATCGCCCCTATGGTTATGGGACTGGCTGTTGATGACACCATTCACTTTATCAATCATGTGAAAACGGATTTCGGGCGAACGGGAAACTACGACAAATCGATCAGGAACTCATTCATCCGCGTCGGAAAAGCCCTGATTCTGGCCAACATAATCCTATGCGCCACTTTTGCGGCTTTCCTCACATCTGCAGTGCACAGCATGGTGAACATGGGAATCTATATGATCGTCGCTATGGTATCGGCTCTTATAGCGGATTTTACTGTCACGCCTTATATAATAAAATTAAGCCGCCCCTTCAAAGGGCAGCTTGAAACAATCTGA
- a CDS encoding CapA family protein, which yields MKYLIISLSIIILLILNARKRPKPTESDLSHKFFPWMQLYYASKYFSPVKKAARHSRLEEYFRNMKPPVNREPLVQSDEVKLHAAGDLMIRTEISRGNPEFLWSEIGETLFDSDLTFANMEFVVNDSNPIDKTIRFSMTEQQAEVMLGDRRFGHFDILSLANNHINDSLYSGVKSTMTYLDSKGILHTGANSSPEDVDNFPIVERKGIKTAFLGYTFSTNGIPLEKDCQHATNLIRFNALKESEYDPSLIFRHIELAKQRGADIIVASLHWGLEFEYYPPERIVRRGHELLEKGIDIIVGHHPHILNPSEWYRTSDGRDTLCFYSLNGLTSQTLPISAQNTGEIAEIILEKGINSKGESITRIKDASLIPTYFIRKKRGMRSRHRIVPLFKIIEKLNNGDSIEYLNPWNRIQLRYAHREYVKYFLQEAFHRK from the coding sequence ATGAAATATCTAATTATATCTTTATCAATCATTATACTGCTTATTCTCAACGCGAGAAAAAGGCCCAAACCGACTGAAAGCGATCTGAGCCATAAATTCTTTCCCTGGATGCAGCTTTATTATGCCAGCAAATATTTCTCTCCTGTAAAAAAAGCCGCCCGCCATTCGCGGCTGGAGGAATATTTCCGCAATATGAAGCCTCCGGTTAACAGAGAGCCTCTCGTTCAATCAGACGAAGTGAAACTTCATGCCGCGGGAGACCTCATGATCCGGACAGAAATCAGCCGGGGCAATCCGGAATTTCTCTGGAGCGAGATCGGCGAAACGCTTTTCGACAGCGATTTGACATTCGCCAATATGGAATTTGTTGTTAACGACAGCAATCCCATCGATAAAACCATTCGATTTTCCATGACGGAACAGCAAGCGGAAGTTATGCTGGGAGACCGGCGGTTCGGTCATTTCGATATCCTGTCGCTCGCCAACAATCATATAAACGACTCTCTCTACTCCGGAGTCAAATCAACCATGACATATCTGGATTCCAAAGGGATACTCCACACGGGCGCCAACAGTTCACCGGAAGATGTGGATAATTTTCCCATTGTCGAACGGAAGGGGATAAAAACAGCTTTTCTGGGCTACACATTTTCCACCAACGGAATTCCGCTGGAAAAAGACTGTCAGCATGCGACAAACCTCATCCGCTTCAATGCCTTAAAGGAATCGGAATACGATCCCTCTCTCATCTTCAGGCACATTGAGCTGGCGAAGCAGAGGGGAGCCGATATAATCGTAGCCTCGCTGCACTGGGGACTGGAGTTCGAGTATTATCCCCCGGAGCGAATAGTCCGGAGAGGACACGAGCTTCTGGAAAAAGGTATCGACATTATAGTGGGGCACCATCCCCACATTCTCAATCCATCGGAATGGTACAGAACATCTGACGGCCGGGATACTCTCTGCTTTTATTCCCTTAACGGACTGACTTCCCAGACTCTTCCCATTTCGGCTCAGAATACGGGGGAAATCGCGGAAATAATTCTTGAGAAAGGGATAAACAGCAAAGGCGAATCCATAACCAGAATAAAAGACGCCTCTCTCATACCGACCTATTTCATCCGTAAAAAGCGGGGCATGAGAAGCCGGCACAGAATCGTTCCCCTTTTCAAAATTATTGAAAAGTTGAATAATGGAGATTCGATAGAATATCTGAATCCGTGGAACAGAATCCAGTTGCGCTATGCCCATAGAGAATATGTAAAATATTTTCTGCAGGAAGCTTTCCACCGCAAATAG
- a CDS encoding HAD family hydrolase: MNMLNIEALIFDLDGTLYDKKNIVLNTLKSHWKEIPILHATNRLRKSLKGVDFENSEAFHETFYRQIARSAGRRTSTIEHWYQKKFYPRFIRALKKKYKARNNLVALLEKLQGVIPMAVFSDYSYVPERLHALKIPQKYFSFMAGSEEYGVLKPSARPLLEIASRLGVSPGKVLVVGDRVDTDGEAAKKAGMMFYHIAGPDQWDRFITDMEDFLKERGLNG, translated from the coding sequence ATGAATATGCTCAATATTGAAGCCCTTATCTTTGATCTGGATGGAACACTGTACGATAAAAAAAATATCGTTCTCAATACCCTGAAAAGCCACTGGAAAGAGATCCCGATTCTCCATGCGACCAATCGGCTCAGAAAATCCCTGAAAGGTGTGGATTTTGAAAATTCAGAGGCATTTCATGAGACTTTCTATAGGCAGATAGCCCGATCCGCCGGCCGCCGGACGTCCACCATAGAGCACTGGTATCAGAAAAAGTTCTATCCCCGCTTCATAAGGGCTCTTAAAAAGAAGTATAAAGCCAGGAATAATCTAGTTGCCCTGCTCGAAAAGCTTCAGGGCGTTATACCGATGGCTGTTTTCTCCGATTATTCCTATGTGCCGGAAAGGCTGCACGCTCTTAAAATCCCACAGAAGTATTTTTCTTTTATGGCAGGCAGCGAGGAATACGGGGTCCTGAAGCCTTCGGCCAGACCGCTGCTGGAAATCGCATCGCGACTTGGTGTTTCTCCCGGTAAAGTCCTGGTTGTCGGCGACCGCGTGGACACCGACGGAGAAGCGGCAAAAAAGGCAGGCATGATGTTTTACCACATTGCGGGACCGGATCAATGGGACCGCTTTATTACCGATATGGAAGATTTCTTAAAAGAGAGAGGACTGAATGGCTAA
- a CDS encoding lysophospholipid acyltransferase family protein, whose protein sequence is MAKWYQDLTWEILKSFKTRRLWKFHNVQPVFHGEFPDPPYIFMGNHSHGDDPYITGGALGDTVHFMANIDGVSNVQRVLSHLAACYGKKKGAPDFAAIKKTIELLKEGEAVGIYPEGDRSWDGETAPFIPGSTALASKYKIPLVLAIQRGNYLSFPRWADYPRQGRIQIDYYTITKEDVESMSAEELEKKVTELLYVNDIKDPLNQGVVFTGENLASGIQRLLWICPSCGKQDSLAGDGDDILCGECRSRWTLDGSLRIYPEGVQGTDLKDWYDWQKVKTAEICSSAGTEMITGSIDIEISELENRKMIDPRRGDLKLYRDRVVFSSEGRDDLVLNVSLIAHYIDNFNNAFEFDYGKVRYRVIFSGKNAVKWIDLLNELKK, encoded by the coding sequence ATGGCTAAGTGGTATCAGGATTTAACATGGGAAATTCTCAAAAGCTTCAAAACGAGGAGGTTGTGGAAATTTCACAATGTTCAGCCTGTGTTTCACGGTGAGTTTCCCGATCCTCCCTACATTTTTATGGGAAACCATTCCCATGGGGATGATCCCTACATTACAGGGGGAGCGCTGGGCGATACCGTGCACTTTATGGCGAACATCGACGGCGTTTCCAATGTGCAGCGCGTCCTCTCCCATCTGGCCGCCTGTTACGGAAAGAAAAAGGGGGCTCCCGACTTCGCCGCTATAAAAAAGACCATTGAATTGCTGAAAGAAGGCGAAGCCGTCGGTATTTATCCCGAAGGCGACAGGAGCTGGGATGGAGAAACAGCTCCTTTTATCCCCGGTTCGACAGCTCTGGCCTCGAAGTATAAGATTCCCCTCGTCCTGGCGATCCAACGGGGGAACTACCTTTCCTTTCCCCGTTGGGCGGACTACCCGAGACAGGGGAGAATACAGATCGATTATTACACGATTACTAAAGAAGATGTGGAATCCATGTCTGCGGAAGAGCTTGAGAAAAAAGTAACCGAACTTCTTTATGTGAACGATATCAAGGATCCACTCAACCAGGGGGTTGTCTTTACCGGTGAGAATCTGGCTTCAGGCATACAGAGGCTGCTCTGGATATGCCCCTCCTGCGGAAAACAGGATTCTCTGGCGGGGGATGGTGATGATATTCTCTGCGGCGAATGCCGGTCAAGGTGGACTCTCGACGGATCGTTGAGAATTTATCCTGAAGGCGTTCAGGGGACGGACCTTAAAGACTGGTATGACTGGCAGAAAGTGAAAACCGCAGAGATATGTTCATCGGCCGGTACGGAAATGATTACCGGTTCCATTGATATTGAAATCAGCGAACTGGAAAACCGCAAAATGATCGATCCAAGACGTGGTGATTTGAAGCTATACCGGGACAGAGTTGTCTTCTCTTCTGAGGGAAGAGATGATCTGGTTCTCAATGTATCCCTGATTGCCCATTATATTGATAATTTCAATAATGCTTTCGAGTTCGATTATGGTAAGGTGAGATACCGAGTCATCTTTTCCGGGAAAAATGCCGTGAAATGGATCGATCTGCTCAACGAGTTGAAAAAATAG
- a CDS encoding lysophospholipid acyltransferase family protein: MSFTLSLSKFLQARLNVLIFRFLPFHTSRLYLLFLGKIYYNLKKKEKSHIKNTLTYVYKDSRTPEELNRIIRETFRGIIAHYHEKLFIAYNYLPNTLKFLRKSVNLTGEEDFKAALDKGKGVILVTAHYGAVEALPGALAVRGYPVTMILRFQTQRLKESLNRRAEPLGLELMDLDEGNVFMQAVNALKKGRILITECDEFDSWRTSKNNPVSFLGKEFDGDRTLEILRKRSGSAVATALMHREGQKKFTMNLKTLITEEDDNRSVSQAALSVLDEAIHKTPYQWYQWADFGEKLEAEEERKKKIENEKEKGFSQTIEENTVSL; encoded by the coding sequence TTGAGTTTTACACTCAGTCTTAGCAAATTTTTACAGGCAAGACTGAATGTCCTGATATTCAGATTTCTGCCCTTCCACACTTCGAGGCTCTACTTACTTTTCCTGGGTAAAATCTACTATAACTTAAAAAAGAAAGAAAAATCCCATATTAAAAATACATTGACCTATGTCTATAAGGACAGTCGCACTCCCGAAGAATTAAACAGAATCATCAGGGAAACATTCAGGGGAATTATCGCTCATTACCACGAGAAGCTCTTCATCGCCTATAACTATCTCCCCAATACTCTCAAATTCCTTCGGAAAAGCGTAAATCTGACAGGTGAAGAGGATTTTAAAGCCGCTCTGGATAAGGGTAAAGGGGTAATACTCGTTACGGCTCACTACGGCGCGGTCGAAGCTCTTCCGGGAGCCCTCGCCGTAAGAGGTTATCCCGTTACCATGATTCTCCGTTTTCAAACTCAGAGACTGAAGGAATCGCTCAACAGAAGAGCCGAACCCCTTGGCCTGGAACTGATGGACCTGGACGAAGGCAATGTGTTCATGCAGGCAGTCAACGCCTTGAAGAAAGGCAGAATTCTCATCACCGAATGTGACGAGTTTGATTCCTGGAGGACATCAAAAAATAACCCGGTAAGTTTTCTCGGAAAGGAATTCGACGGAGACAGAACTCTGGAGATCCTGCGCAAACGCTCCGGTTCGGCTGTCGCAACAGCTCTTATGCACAGAGAAGGCCAGAAGAAGTTCACAATGAACCTCAAAACCCTGATCACCGAAGAGGATGACAACCGTTCGGTCAGCCAGGCTGCCCTTTCGGTTCTCGATGAAGCTATCCACAAAACGCCCTATCAATGGTATCAATGGGCGGATTTCGGTGAAAAACTCGAAGCCGAAGAAGAGAGAAAAAAAAAGATCGAGAATGAGAAGGAAAAAGGGTTCTCTCAGACCATAGAAGAAAACACTGTTTCATTGTAA
- a CDS encoding LpqB family beta-propeller domain-containing protein gives MKKYLLILLSAMVLLSFSCSEKDEDLSRSRTPVEDSPTLRTEVSAVPAKPPQGEILFSSERGGDRDLYIVNADGTDLRVILDLPSIEGHGDWAPDGDRIVFFSDRDGNRELYSISYADPEKTLRRLTDSKGNDHLPAWSPDGQKIAFVSERDGNPEIYIMNSDGTDQKRLTDDPGKDMAPTWSPDGRTLYYSTAGDNGTWQLRSLDPSQPGSEPEIISEENIGYADVSPDGSRLAWHSNRSGSFAMYISGTDGSDIEAVEGAPGQTGWIPVWSADGRYLAFDGERGYSTGEIYVRDLEEGSLYRVTNHRSSDWGPDWRPVPPSKIIYDSNSGGDREIYIIDEKGRNRVQLTDNDWEDGLPGFSPDGRRIVFFSDRDGDDEIFIMNGDGTDPIQLTSNESMDRAASWSPSGERIAFISDRDGNQEVYIMDPDGSNQIRLTENGARDFWPSWSPDGKTLAFTRYSTTQETWFIDFSEKGDPGLPYLFLEDCSRCEFSPDGSEVAFSSHRDGNWEIYTMNRDGTGLRRITRSGNADWVPTWSRDGRRLVFSSERNYSAKIIIFDRDKEEFTTVTPGRFQDWRPIFVPEMLFN, from the coding sequence ATGAAAAAATATCTGTTGATCCTATTATCTGCCATGGTTCTGCTCAGCTTTTCCTGTTCGGAAAAAGACGAAGATCTGTCTCGATCCCGGACTCCGGTTGAAGACTCGCCGACCCTCCGGACCGAAGTTTCCGCTGTCCCGGCAAAACCGCCCCAAGGGGAAATACTCTTTTCCTCGGAGAGAGGCGGCGACAGAGACCTCTATATAGTCAACGCCGACGGAACGGATCTGCGTGTCATCCTCGACCTGCCCTCGATAGAAGGCCATGGCGACTGGGCTCCCGACGGAGACCGGATCGTCTTCTTTTCCGATCGCGACGGCAACAGGGAGCTCTATTCCATTTCCTATGCCGATCCGGAGAAAACGCTTCGCCGCCTGACTGACTCAAAAGGTAACGACCATCTGCCGGCATGGTCTCCCGACGGACAAAAAATCGCTTTCGTCTCGGAAAGAGACGGCAATCCCGAGATTTACATCATGAACAGCGACGGCACGGATCAGAAAAGGCTCACAGATGACCCCGGAAAAGATATGGCGCCGACCTGGTCTCCCGACGGGAGAACTCTCTACTATTCCACAGCCGGAGACAACGGGACCTGGCAACTCCGGTCGCTGGACCCCTCACAGCCCGGCAGCGAACCGGAGATCATATCGGAAGAGAACATCGGATACGCCGATGTCTCCCCCGACGGGTCGAGACTGGCCTGGCACAGCAACAGATCCGGTTCTTTCGCCATGTATATTTCGGGAACTGACGGATCGGATATCGAAGCCGTTGAAGGGGCTCCGGGTCAGACGGGCTGGATACCGGTCTGGTCCGCCGACGGCCGCTATCTCGCTTTTGACGGAGAAAGAGGTTACTCGACCGGAGAAATATATGTCAGGGATCTGGAAGAGGGCTCTCTCTACAGAGTCACCAATCACCGGTCTTCCGATTGGGGACCGGACTGGCGTCCCGTACCGCCGTCGAAAATCATTTACGATTCCAATTCCGGCGGGGACCGGGAAATTTATATTATCGATGAAAAGGGCCGGAATCGGGTGCAGCTGACAGATAATGATTGGGAGGACGGATTGCCCGGTTTTTCTCCCGACGGCCGACGGATCGTATTTTTCTCCGACAGAGACGGAGATGATGAAATCTTTATTATGAACGGTGACGGAACGGATCCTATCCAGCTGACCTCAAATGAATCAATGGACAGAGCGGCCAGCTGGTCTCCCTCGGGAGAGCGCATCGCCTTCATCTCCGACAGAGACGGGAACCAGGAAGTGTATATCATGGATCCCGATGGAAGCAATCAGATCCGCCTTACGGAAAATGGAGCCAGAGACTTCTGGCCTTCATGGTCCCCCGATGGAAAGACGCTGGCCTTTACGAGATACAGTACGACACAGGAAACCTGGTTTATCGATTTTTCAGAGAAAGGTGATCCGGGACTCCCCTATTTATTCCTCGAAGACTGCTCGAGATGCGAATTTTCCCCGGACGGCAGCGAAGTGGCTTTTTCCTCGCACAGGGATGGCAACTGGGAAATCTACACGATGAACAGAGATGGAACCGGGCTCAGGCGCATAACCAGATCGGGTAATGCCGATTGGGTCCCGACCTGGTCGCGCGACGGAAGAAGGCTTGTCTTTTCCAGCGAACGGAATTACAGCGCGAAAATTATTATTTTCGACAGAGACAAGGAAGAATTTACCACCGTTACTCCGGGACGGTTTCAGGACTGGCGCCCCATTTTCGTCCCGGAGATGTTATTCAATTGA
- a CDS encoding TetR/AcrR family transcriptional regulator: MPRNSAINREAVLQAAFGLVRREGIHMLSARNTAAELNCSTQPLYNYFSNIADLEQEIIKRSYSLMSDQYMSASAEDDPFLAMGLGYLDFAVREPQLFYLLYLSGRNKPDFSSENQSDEEEQLLDMMSAGEGMGDFSRGALKNIHSNISIYTHGLALILYHDPDAFTREELTGKLTSAAVSFTMYEKTKEMPR; this comes from the coding sequence ATGCCCAGAAACAGTGCGATAAACCGGGAAGCCGTTCTGCAGGCCGCCTTCGGGCTGGTCCGAAGGGAAGGCATCCACATGTTATCCGCCAGAAACACCGCAGCGGAATTAAACTGCTCGACGCAGCCCCTATACAACTATTTTTCCAATATTGCCGATCTGGAACAGGAGATCATAAAAAGATCCTATAGCCTCATGTCCGATCAGTATATGTCTGCATCTGCGGAAGATGACCCTTTTCTGGCCATGGGGCTGGGATATCTGGATTTCGCCGTCAGGGAACCGCAGCTCTTTTATCTTTTATATCTCTCGGGCAGAAACAAACCGGATTTTTCATCGGAAAATCAATCTGACGAAGAAGAGCAGCTTCTCGATATGATGTCCGCCGGAGAAGGCATGGGAGACTTCAGCAGAGGGGCTCTGAAAAATATCCATTCCAATATTTCGATCTATACCCACGGCCTGGCTCTGATTCTCTATCACGATCCGGATGCCTTCACAAGAGAGGAACTGACCGGAAAGCTTACGAGCGCGGCGGTGAGTTTCACCATGTATGAAAAGACAAAGGAGATGCCCCGATGA